One Vulpes lagopus strain Blue_001 chromosome 18, ASM1834538v1, whole genome shotgun sequence DNA window includes the following coding sequences:
- the PLAGL2 gene encoding zinc finger protein PLAGL2 isoform X1, translating into MTTFFTSVPPWIQDAKQEEEVGWKLVPRPRGREAESQVKCQCEISGTPFSNGEKLRPHSLPHPEQRPYSCPQLHCGKAFASKYKLYRHMATHSAQKPHQCMYCDKMFHRKDHLRNHLQTHDPNKEALHCSECGKNYNTKLGYRRHLAMHAASSGDLSCKVCLQTFESTQALLEHLKAHSRRVAGGAKEKKHPCDHCDRRFYTRKDVRRHLVVHTGRKDFLCQYCAQRFGRKDHLTRHVKKSHSQELLKIKTEPVDMLGLLSCSSTVSVKEELSPVLCMASRDVMGAKAFPGMLPMGMYGAHIPTMPSTGMPHSLVHNTLPMGMSYPLESSPISSPAQLPPKYQLGSTSYLPDKLPKVEVDSFLAELPGSLSLSSAEPQPASPQPAAAAALLDEALLTKSPANLSEALCAANVDFSHLLGFLPLNLPPCNPPGATGGLVMGYSQAEAQPLLTTLQAQPQDSPGAGGPLNFGPLHSLPPVFTSGLSTTTLPRFHQAFQ; encoded by the exons ATGACCACATTTTTCACCAGCGTCCCCCCCTGGATTCAAGATGcaaagcaggaggaggaagtgggcTGGAAACTAGTTCCCAGGCCTCGGGGCCGGGAGGCGGAGAGTCAAGTGAAGTGCCAATGTGAAATCTCGGGGACGCCCTTCTCAAATGGGGAGAAGCTGAGGCCTCACAGCCTCCCCCATCCAGAGCAGAGACCGTATAGCTGCCCTCAGCTGCACTGTGGCAAGGCTTTTGCCTCCAAGTACAAGCTATATAG GCACATGGCCACCCACTCAGCCCAGAAACCCCACCAGTGTATGTACTGTGATAAGATGTTTCATCGCAAGGACCATCTGCGGAATCACCTGCAGACCCATGACCCCAACAAAGAGGCCCTTCACTGTTCTGAGTGCGGTAAGAATTACAATACGAAGCTAGGCTACCGGCGCCACCTGGCTATGCATGCCGCCAGCAGCGGTGACCTCAGCTGTAAGGTGTGCCTGCAGACCTTTGAGAGTACCCAGGCCCTACTAGAGCACCTGAAGGCCCACTCACGCCGAGTAGCAGGCGGTGCCAAGGAGAAGAAGCACCCCTGTGACCACTGTGACCGGCGGTTCTATACTCGAAAGGATGTGCGGCGGCACCTGGTGGTGCACACAGGCCGGAAGGACTTCCTATGCCAGTACTGTGCCCAGCGGTTTGGCCGCAAGGACCACCTGACACGTCACGTCAAGAAGAGCCACTCGCAGGAGCTGCTCAAAATCAAAACAGAGCCAGTGGACATGTTAGGCCTACTCAGCTGCAGCTCCACAGTCAGTGTGAAGGAAGAGCTGAGCCCTGTACTGTGCATGGCCTCTCGGGACGTGATGGGGGCCAAGGCCTTCCCTGGCATGTTGCCCATGGGCATGTATGGTGCCCACATCCCTACCATGCCCAGCACAGGCATGCCACACTCCCTGGTGCACAACACGCTGCCCATGGGTATGAGCTACCCTCTGGAATCCTCACCAATCTCTTCCCCAGCTCAGCTTCCTCCAAAATACCAGCTTGGATCTACCTCATACTTGCCTGACAAATTGCCCAAAGTGGAGGTGGATAGTTTTTTGGCGGAGCTTCCTGGAAGCCTGTCTCTCTCATCCGCTGAACCCCAGCCCGCCTCACCTCAGCCGGCGGCAGCTGCGGCCCTCCTAGATGAAGCACTGCTCACCAAGAGCCCCGCCAACCTCTCTGAGGCCCTCTGCGCTGCTAATGTGGACTTCTCCCACTTACTGGGCTTTCTTCCACTCAATCTACCCCCATGTAACCCGCCCGGGGCCACAGGAGGCCTGGTCATGGGCTACTCCCAGGCCGAGGCACAGCCCTTGCTCACCACTTTGCAAGCTCAGCCTCAAGActccccaggagctgggggaccACTGAACTTTGGACCTCTGCACTCCTTGCCTCCTGTCTTCACCTCTGGCCTGAGCACCACCACCCTGCCTCGTTTCCACCAGGCATTCCAGTAG
- the PLAGL2 gene encoding zinc finger protein PLAGL2 isoform X2 yields MATHSAQKPHQCMYCDKMFHRKDHLRNHLQTHDPNKEALHCSECGKNYNTKLGYRRHLAMHAASSGDLSCKVCLQTFESTQALLEHLKAHSRRVAGGAKEKKHPCDHCDRRFYTRKDVRRHLVVHTGRKDFLCQYCAQRFGRKDHLTRHVKKSHSQELLKIKTEPVDMLGLLSCSSTVSVKEELSPVLCMASRDVMGAKAFPGMLPMGMYGAHIPTMPSTGMPHSLVHNTLPMGMSYPLESSPISSPAQLPPKYQLGSTSYLPDKLPKVEVDSFLAELPGSLSLSSAEPQPASPQPAAAAALLDEALLTKSPANLSEALCAANVDFSHLLGFLPLNLPPCNPPGATGGLVMGYSQAEAQPLLTTLQAQPQDSPGAGGPLNFGPLHSLPPVFTSGLSTTTLPRFHQAFQ; encoded by the coding sequence ATGGCCACCCACTCAGCCCAGAAACCCCACCAGTGTATGTACTGTGATAAGATGTTTCATCGCAAGGACCATCTGCGGAATCACCTGCAGACCCATGACCCCAACAAAGAGGCCCTTCACTGTTCTGAGTGCGGTAAGAATTACAATACGAAGCTAGGCTACCGGCGCCACCTGGCTATGCATGCCGCCAGCAGCGGTGACCTCAGCTGTAAGGTGTGCCTGCAGACCTTTGAGAGTACCCAGGCCCTACTAGAGCACCTGAAGGCCCACTCACGCCGAGTAGCAGGCGGTGCCAAGGAGAAGAAGCACCCCTGTGACCACTGTGACCGGCGGTTCTATACTCGAAAGGATGTGCGGCGGCACCTGGTGGTGCACACAGGCCGGAAGGACTTCCTATGCCAGTACTGTGCCCAGCGGTTTGGCCGCAAGGACCACCTGACACGTCACGTCAAGAAGAGCCACTCGCAGGAGCTGCTCAAAATCAAAACAGAGCCAGTGGACATGTTAGGCCTACTCAGCTGCAGCTCCACAGTCAGTGTGAAGGAAGAGCTGAGCCCTGTACTGTGCATGGCCTCTCGGGACGTGATGGGGGCCAAGGCCTTCCCTGGCATGTTGCCCATGGGCATGTATGGTGCCCACATCCCTACCATGCCCAGCACAGGCATGCCACACTCCCTGGTGCACAACACGCTGCCCATGGGTATGAGCTACCCTCTGGAATCCTCACCAATCTCTTCCCCAGCTCAGCTTCCTCCAAAATACCAGCTTGGATCTACCTCATACTTGCCTGACAAATTGCCCAAAGTGGAGGTGGATAGTTTTTTGGCGGAGCTTCCTGGAAGCCTGTCTCTCTCATCCGCTGAACCCCAGCCCGCCTCACCTCAGCCGGCGGCAGCTGCGGCCCTCCTAGATGAAGCACTGCTCACCAAGAGCCCCGCCAACCTCTCTGAGGCCCTCTGCGCTGCTAATGTGGACTTCTCCCACTTACTGGGCTTTCTTCCACTCAATCTACCCCCATGTAACCCGCCCGGGGCCACAGGAGGCCTGGTCATGGGCTACTCCCAGGCCGAGGCACAGCCCTTGCTCACCACTTTGCAAGCTCAGCCTCAAGActccccaggagctgggggaccACTGAACTTTGGACCTCTGCACTCCTTGCCTCCTGTCTTCACCTCTGGCCTGAGCACCACCACCCTGCCTCGTTTCCACCAGGCATTCCAGTAG